The following proteins are encoded in a genomic region of Armatimonadota bacterium:
- a CDS encoding translocation/assembly module TamB domain-containing protein, translating to MTDRRQKLVIIIVAWLPVLAMVFASAVYVIGQYRRTINNASAIIVDELEERLGREVKIGSAAVTPFGTAVFDDVAIASGKKLANGSIVKAKQIRIKYDVNALLLRSMGAQSIKSVLVIEPHVNLVRRHDGTLNVIDLFKRPPGPPGKPFKGIVSIRGGSLIFRDYLAKTRPLPAMNRIYDLNGSLSAAGSPIYRFHGSGRGPGGRFQSADVVGNYNTLTKTTDLDVNARGVNAAYLSRYVGLTRSLNVLGGSMNVITGIHLAKSAGKTKMSLSGAARISNASAQLSIMTKPVTGINGIAVLRGQHVIMSVTGMLMGSNVRAAGTISSFTKPRLDISISSKNADFATLPTAFKLPGRARELRASGRGPLKARITGTSSAPIIALDARVPQASVKGYTAQNVGVSAMYKDHIISISPMTFTWRGARFVASGSLSTSGEQKISARGRATGVNIASLPLPPEMPAKGTASIGFSIKGTLTDPAILANVSVANGVFRGILVETARARVTYSSGRIEVAALEVTSKAAAGLVTARGEVTLQRVNLSVTGESVNLARIGRLFGFDDITGTGYFAGTIKGSLRAPTFAGVFEAFDAGYGKYRADYARMEFSTDMKTASIRSGIIRLFPAELKFSGSASGLGTDRIAFKTSGQVDRLTIEKLEEILGHKIDVGGTLVGSFDASGVYITDAKLGQVPLRDTAARAQFTLEDGSAFGYPITEATAQLSLVDNKLEISEASLTSQEAKATADGSVLLDTGVVSLTFGVSDFDMARLQDKTGDYAVVGGKAHAQGFVTGSITNPKIVFSSAIDNLIVDYVKFDQAKLDAVYSDGLVENASAVLARGNQSVSIQANGYNPETNCLASANGTVKNVNIPELWNMFRSSPYLRSESGARLRESLARTPRFTGGLINGKFSMSGCMSNPSGAVHLVASDVGVDTSRIETVVLDASLSDGTINLDQLTAASGSASIIASGNYKIADRKIQLDSSAANIDISRLSPWLGENTPGGTLSADFRIRGNIGSPSVTVSVEVAKPSFKGRTFDFLRTSRIVISSDKIEFPDVILASGSHQVVARGYLPWDWSTLTVPSNKPIEITAQLNRQDLSVLSTFSTMIEPGEQGGTTGSIEAALNIKGTLAAPVLAGSLTIENGTVALRNFSNKFNNININVSFDGNKVLVNQFSIASSLGGTLSIVPGGYITIGPSGATQTNLLIAANGFSVAETNALGMQEDVSLQFDAGLSVTGDPKAPLVTNADLGTVAGGISIHDSHISFVAPNVPTSPLLAMPAVNPTFNVAVRIGENVVLAPPTMTLMVTGDGLISGSLASPVVVFDPIRIEEGTLRLAVSRLTVAPGGTLYVRYAPPDEPVLRVNFKATTNVTAMDSFGQRQRYEITVAVSGTVKNLSIELSSDPSGLSKEQILAALGHVSGIFATGESGLQNELGNILTAVGTSTIFAPVESLFVEQLGFEQFTLEYALGQPLALYVSRRMVGNLYISYYGYLTSDFTSPSDVAYLLGLSYRINPNYQVSVFVDDQQSGSFQIQYTRAFW from the coding sequence ATGACAGATCGCCGCCAAAAGCTGGTTATTATCATTGTTGCGTGGCTGCCTGTATTAGCCATGGTATTTGCGAGCGCAGTTTATGTAATCGGCCAGTACCGCAGAACGATAAACAATGCTTCGGCCATAATAGTCGATGAGCTTGAAGAGCGGCTGGGCCGCGAAGTCAAAATCGGCAGCGCAGCGGTTACGCCGTTTGGGACGGCTGTTTTCGACGATGTGGCTATAGCTTCAGGCAAAAAGCTTGCAAACGGCAGTATAGTCAAAGCCAAACAGATACGGATTAAGTACGATGTTAATGCGCTTTTGCTGCGCAGCATGGGAGCGCAGAGCATCAAGAGTGTGCTGGTAATTGAGCCGCATGTCAATCTTGTCAGGCGGCACGACGGCACTCTGAACGTTATAGACCTTTTCAAGCGCCCGCCCGGCCCGCCCGGCAAGCCGTTCAAGGGCATAGTAAGCATTCGCGGCGGCAGCCTGATATTCAGGGACTATCTTGCCAAGACAAGGCCGCTGCCTGCCATGAACCGTATATATGATTTGAATGGGTCATTGAGTGCGGCAGGTTCTCCAATCTACAGATTCCACGGTTCCGGGCGCGGTCCAGGAGGCAGGTTTCAATCGGCAGACGTTGTCGGCAACTATAATACGCTCACAAAGACAACCGACCTGGACGTCAATGCCCGTGGTGTAAATGCTGCCTACTTGAGCAGATATGTAGGGCTGACCAGGAGTCTGAATGTGCTTGGCGGCTCAATGAATGTAATCACGGGCATTCACCTGGCCAAATCTGCAGGCAAGACGAAGATGTCTCTTTCAGGCGCGGCGCGTATTTCCAACGCGAGCGCGCAGTTATCGATTATGACCAAGCCGGTGACTGGCATCAACGGTATTGCTGTGCTCCGTGGGCAGCATGTCATTATGAGCGTGACCGGCATGCTCATGGGATCAAATGTGCGTGCGGCAGGCACAATAAGCAGCTTTACAAAACCCCGACTGGACATATCGATCTCATCTAAAAACGCTGACTTTGCGACTCTTCCGACAGCTTTCAAACTGCCCGGTCGTGCTCGTGAACTGCGCGCAAGCGGGCGGGGACCACTGAAGGCAAGGATCACAGGCACATCGTCCGCTCCGATAATTGCTTTAGATGCCAGGGTTCCCCAGGCGAGCGTTAAAGGTTATACTGCGCAAAATGTCGGCGTCTCGGCAATGTATAAAGACCATATTATTTCGATCTCGCCAATGACATTTACCTGGCGCGGAGCGCGTTTTGTTGCGAGCGGGTCGCTGTCGACTTCCGGCGAGCAGAAGATTTCTGCTCGAGGCCGTGCGACGGGAGTAAACATAGCCTCTCTGCCGCTTCCTCCTGAGATGCCTGCAAAGGGCACTGCGAGTATTGGGTTCAGTATAAAGGGCACACTTACTGATCCTGCAATCCTTGCCAATGTGAGTGTTGCAAATGGTGTGTTTCGAGGAATTCTGGTTGAGACAGCCCGCGCACGTGTAACATATTCCTCCGGGCGCATTGAAGTTGCAGCTCTTGAGGTGACGAGCAAGGCGGCTGCGGGTCTGGTGACGGCCAGGGGAGAGGTAACTTTACAAAGGGTAAATCTGTCTGTGACCGGCGAGTCGGTAAATCTGGCCAGAATCGGTCGACTGTTTGGTTTTGATGATATCACAGGCACAGGCTATTTTGCCGGCACGATCAAAGGCTCCCTCCGTGCGCCCACATTCGCGGGTGTTTTCGAGGCGTTTGATGCGGGTTACGGCAAATACAGAGCGGACTACGCCCGTATGGAATTTTCAACCGATATGAAGACCGCCTCGATCAGAAGCGGCATTATAAGGCTTTTTCCTGCGGAGTTAAAGTTCAGCGGCAGCGCGAGCGGCCTTGGGACCGACCGTATAGCATTCAAGACTTCCGGTCAGGTCGACAGGCTCACGATTGAAAAACTGGAAGAGATTCTGGGTCATAAGATTGATGTAGGCGGCACACTGGTGGGCAGCTTTGATGCGTCCGGTGTGTATATTACAGACGCCAAGCTGGGTCAGGTCCCGCTACGGGATACCGCTGCCCGGGCGCAATTTACGCTGGAAGACGGTTCCGCATTCGGGTATCCGATAACCGAGGCGACTGCGCAGCTAAGCCTTGTCGATAACAAGCTGGAGATAAGCGAAGCTTCGCTTACCAGCCAGGAAGCGAAAGCGACAGCGGACGGTTCAGTATTGCTGGACACAGGAGTCGTCAGCCTGACATTCGGTGTTTCGGACTTTGATATGGCTCGCCTTCAAGACAAGACCGGCGATTACGCTGTCGTGGGTGGGAAAGCGCATGCACAGGGTTTTGTTACCGGCAGCATTACAAATCCGAAGATCGTGTTCAGTTCAGCCATAGATAATCTGATCGTAGACTATGTAAAGTTCGACCAGGCGAAGCTTGATGCCGTGTATTCTGACGGCCTTGTCGAAAATGCATCGGCTGTGCTTGCTAGGGGCAATCAGTCCGTCTCCATTCAGGCAAACGGATACAATCCTGAGACAAACTGTCTGGCGTCCGCAAATGGGACGGTTAAAAATGTAAATATCCCTGAGCTTTGGAACATGTTTCGTTCCTCGCCCTATTTGCGTTCCGAGAGCGGCGCACGGCTGCGCGAATCGCTTGCGCGTACGCCGAGGTTTACAGGCGGCCTTATCAACGGCAAATTTTCAATGAGCGGCTGTATGTCTAATCCCAGCGGCGCGGTCCATCTCGTGGCGTCCGACGTAGGTGTTGATACCAGTCGCATCGAGACAGTTGTTCTTGACGCAAGTCTGTCCGATGGCACTATTAACCTGGATCAGTTAACTGCCGCATCCGGTTCGGCGAGTATCATCGCCAGCGGCAATTACAAGATAGCCGATAGAAAAATCCAGCTTGATAGCTCCGCAGCCAACATCGATATTTCCCGCCTGAGTCCATGGCTTGGTGAGAATACTCCAGGCGGCACATTGTCAGCGGATTTCAGGATCAGGGGGAATATCGGTTCGCCGAGCGTTACAGTGTCAGTTGAAGTTGCGAAGCCCAGCTTTAAGGGGCGTACATTTGATTTCCTGCGTACCAGCCGAATTGTGATATCATCTGACAAAATTGAGTTCCCGGATGTCATATTGGCTTCCGGCAGCCATCAGGTAGTAGCGCGCGGTTACCTGCCTTGGGACTGGTCGACTTTGACTGTCCCGTCGAACAAGCCAATCGAGATAACAGCGCAGCTAAACAGACAGGACCTCTCGGTGCTCTCGACATTTTCTACTATGATTGAACCGGGCGAACAGGGCGGGACCACGGGTTCGATAGAAGCGGCGTTGAATATAAAGGGCACGCTTGCCGCTCCTGTCCTCGCCGGTTCACTGACTATCGAAAACGGCACTGTTGCGCTCAGGAACTTCTCGAACAAGTTCAACAACATAAACATCAATGTGTCATTTGACGGTAACAAGGTATTGGTAAATCAGTTTTCGATTGCATCCAGCCTGGGCGGCACTCTGAGCATTGTGCCGGGCGGATATATTACGATCGGCCCTAGCGGTGCGACCCAAACAAACCTGCTGATTGCCGCGAACGGTTTTTCAGTGGCCGAGACTAACGCGTTGGGTATGCAGGAGGATGTCAGTCTTCAGTTTGATGCGGGTCTGTCGGTGACGGGAGACCCCAAGGCGCCGCTGGTCACGAATGCCGACTTAGGCACAGTTGCCGGTGGAATAAGCATACACGATTCTCACATTTCGTTTGTCGCGCCCAATGTCCCAACGAGTCCGCTGCTGGCGATGCCTGCCGTGAACCCCACGTTTAATGTGGCTGTGAGGATTGGAGAGAATGTGGTGCTTGCGCCGCCGACCATGACGCTTATGGTCACCGGTGACGGCCTCATCAGTGGCAGCCTTGCAAGTCCTGTTGTTGTATTTGATCCGATCAGGATCGAGGAAGGCACTCTGCGTTTGGCGGTTTCGCGCCTTACTGTCGCGCCCGGCGGTACGCTTTACGTGCGCTATGCGCCTCCTGATGAGCCTGTGCTGCGGGTCAATTTCAAAGCGACTACTAATGTCACCGCAATGGATTCTTTTGGTCAGCGGCAGAGGTATGAGATAACCGTAGCCGTAAGCGGAACTGTAAAAAACCTGAGTATAGAGCTTTCGTCCGATCCTTCGGGTTTAAGCAAGGAGCAGATCCTGGCGGCTCTCGGGCATGTTTCCGGCATCTTCGCCACCGGAGAGAGCGGGCTGCAAAATGAGCTTGGCAATATCCTGACCGCCGTGGGGACAAGCACAATCTTTGCACCGGTCGAGAGTCTGTTTGTGGAGCAATTGGGCTTCGAGCAGTTTACTCTGGAGTATGCGTTGGGCCAGCCTCTGGCGCTGTATGTATCCAGGCGTATGGTCGGCAATTTATACATTTCTTATTATGGTTATCTAACGTCTGACTTTACAAGCCCCAGTGACGTGGCTTATCTGCTGGGTTTGAGCTATAGGATAAACCCGAATTATCAAGTTTCGGTGTTTGTCGACGATCAGCAGAGCGGCTCATTCCAGATCCAATACACAAGGGCATTTTGGTAG
- a CDS encoding sigma-70 family RNA polymerase sigma factor, whose protein sequence is MDFGELLDAYEKPIYNLIFRLIGDRDEAADLTQETFVSAYKSYSKFKAESSEYTWLYRIAVNKCKNKFKERATQRVSFSLDDELARDESFGGSDTTYSPEAAFERKELKERIIQAMSQLPPDYRIVAVLRDLHGLSYQEIANVADLSVDVVRTRITRARGMLRKKLMEYLI, encoded by the coding sequence ATGGACTTTGGCGAACTGCTCGATGCTTACGAAAAGCCTATATATAACCTTATATTTCGGCTCATCGGCGACAGAGATGAGGCTGCCGACCTTACGCAGGAAACGTTCGTATCTGCGTACAAGTCCTATTCCAAGTTTAAGGCTGAGTCGTCGGAGTACACCTGGCTTTACAGGATAGCGGTAAATAAGTGCAAGAACAAGTTCAAGGAACGCGCCACTCAGAGGGTGAGTTTCTCGCTTGATGACGAGCTTGCCCGGGATGAAAGCTTTGGTGGATCTGACACGACTTATAGTCCCGAGGCAGCTTTTGAAAGAAAAGAGCTAAAAGAGCGCATAATCCAGGCAATGAGCCAGCTTCCCCCCGACTATAGAATAGTGGCGGTCCTTCGCGACCTGCATGGTTTGAGCTATCAGGAAATAGCCAATGTCGCGGACTTGTCGGTGGATGTTGTAAGGACCCGCATAACCAGGGCGCGAGGCATGCTCCGCAAGAAGCTCATGGAATATTTGATTTAG
- a CDS encoding BamA/TamA family outer membrane protein, producing MMNRTCVFFRNAVFAVLAISVLAVPAVLMAQEAKKVVEIAVTGNDNINTDTIMNAVSLKSGDDYDDKAIEKDKAAIVALGYFSAVTVHTEDVAEGVKVTYEVTENPKVCDIKIAGSDPMTPQQILDLMKTKPGHILNTSVLYQDIESIQNFYGEQGYIAYVTEDIMDIGVDPQTGVLTVPIVVHRVESVEIIDNKKTKEIVFLREMSTKPGTIFNWKTLQKDMMKIGSLDILEDIKTPQLNPGSDVGLLKVVVPVVEKKTGQMSVGVGYSSKQRLVGQARYSETNFRGLGQGLNMMWEQGTTDQATGGNASYELGFYEPWIDAKHTSLNVSAFNKLIYRFSSGVFSSSTLTDDQIYNERHKGGEVTVSRPMNEKTRIYLGGSFENVETDPSLLTDVDAELVNIVQDGNVGSGSLRYVRNTRDYDLDPAVGGYDAVSLEVGAVNATRYEPNAVLVEDENNPGTYNVGQAPIPFDFNGGYQKTSVEARRYFSKQGPKSSLQDKRTTWAVRLRAGYGSGTIPYFEQFFVGGGESLRGYREDQFWGDKMLLASLEYRKPIAQSISGVAFVDYGDAWGTADEFNTSELPQSNSFEGNLGVGIGLRVATPIGNLRLDYAEGRFGPRTHFSMGQAF from the coding sequence ATGATGAATCGGACGTGTGTGTTTTTTAGAAATGCCGTGTTTGCAGTTTTGGCTATAAGCGTGCTGGCGGTGCCGGCAGTACTTATGGCTCAGGAAGCCAAAAAGGTAGTTGAAATAGCCGTGACGGGAAACGACAACATCAACACCGATACAATAATGAATGCCGTTTCGCTCAAGTCGGGCGATGACTACGACGACAAGGCTATCGAGAAAGACAAGGCCGCAATTGTAGCGCTGGGTTACTTTAGTGCGGTGACAGTGCACACCGAAGACGTCGCCGAGGGAGTGAAGGTCACGTATGAAGTGACCGAGAACCCAAAGGTCTGCGACATCAAAATCGCCGGCAGTGATCCGATGACACCTCAACAAATTTTGGACTTGATGAAGACGAAGCCCGGCCATATTTTGAATACCTCCGTATTATATCAGGATATTGAATCCATTCAAAACTTCTATGGCGAGCAGGGATATATCGCATATGTCACCGAGGATATCATGGATATCGGTGTGGACCCGCAGACGGGCGTATTGACTGTTCCGATAGTGGTGCATAGAGTCGAGAGCGTCGAGATAATCGACAACAAGAAGACCAAAGAGATTGTCTTTTTGCGGGAGATGAGCACCAAACCCGGAACGATATTCAATTGGAAGACGCTTCAAAAGGACATGATGAAAATAGGCAGCCTGGACATTCTGGAAGACATCAAGACGCCTCAGCTCAATCCCGGCAGCGATGTAGGTCTTCTTAAAGTTGTGGTGCCTGTTGTAGAAAAGAAGACCGGCCAGATGTCTGTCGGAGTCGGCTACTCATCCAAGCAGAGACTTGTCGGCCAGGCAAGGTATTCCGAGACAAACTTCCGGGGGTTGGGCCAGGGGCTTAATATGATGTGGGAGCAGGGCACAACCGATCAGGCTACAGGAGGCAACGCAAGTTACGAGTTGGGCTTCTATGAGCCTTGGATAGACGCAAAACACACATCACTTAATGTGAGCGCTTTCAACAAGCTGATATACAGGTTTTCCTCAGGAGTTTTCAGCAGCAGCACACTCACTGATGATCAGATATACAACGAGCGACATAAAGGCGGCGAGGTGACCGTAAGCCGTCCGATGAACGAAAAAACAAGAATTTATCTTGGAGGTTCGTTTGAGAATGTTGAGACCGATCCAAGCCTGTTGACGGATGTGGATGCCGAGTTGGTCAACATCGTGCAGGACGGCAATGTCGGCAGCGGCTCGCTTCGTTATGTGCGCAACACCCGCGATTATGATCTGGATCCTGCTGTAGGAGGCTATGATGCCGTCTCACTTGAGGTGGGGGCGGTAAACGCCACGCGATATGAACCGAATGCTGTGCTTGTGGAAGACGAAAACAACCCCGGCACATATAATGTCGGGCAGGCCCCTATTCCGTTTGATTTCAACGGCGGATACCAGAAAACATCCGTCGAGGCCAGACGCTATTTCAGCAAACAGGGTCCCAAGAGTTCTCTTCAGGACAAGCGGACCACGTGGGCTGTCCGGTTAAGAGCAGGATACGGCAGTGGAACAATACCGTATTTCGAGCAGTTTTTCGTGGGCGGCGGCGAGAGTCTTCGCGGATACAGAGAGGACCAGTTCTGGGGCGACAAGATGTTGCTTGCGAGTTTAGAATATCGCAAGCCTATCGCTCAGTCGATCTCAGGTGTCGCGTTTGTCGATTATGGCGATGCTTGGGGAACGGCGGATGAGTTCAACACATCCGAGCTTCCGCAGTCAAACTCATTTGAAGGCAATCTAGGTGTGGGCATTGGTTTGAGGGTTGCAACTCCTATAGGAAACCTGCGGCTCGATTATGCCGAAGGCAGGTTTGGACCGCGAACGCATTTCAGTATGGGGCAGGCGTTTTAA
- a CDS encoding OmpH family outer membrane protein, whose product MLKSRNMAWALAIMLVSAGLTATAAAAADQVQKIAVVDVDKVYTNAPRVKQYSEELNAFGQDLSKKVEIRNKNMMLNETEIQELVTLKTKSSRTAAEDARIKEIENTEGARDEQYRTLQATKEPTEEQKTQLKELQDMRQKAKDTLDALAKDYDGQLKSKQQELLGKADADIREAITKVAGAKGITMVIAKDAVLFGGLDISDDIIANLDRKMQ is encoded by the coding sequence ATGTTAAAATCACGCAATATGGCGTGGGCGTTGGCGATTATGCTTGTTAGCGCCGGACTGACGGCAACAGCAGCGGCTGCGGCTGACCAGGTTCAAAAGATAGCTGTTGTAGATGTCGACAAAGTGTATACAAATGCGCCGCGTGTTAAGCAATACAGCGAAGAGCTGAACGCATTTGGGCAGGATTTAAGCAAGAAAGTAGAGATCCGCAACAAGAACATGATGCTCAACGAGACCGAGATTCAGGAACTCGTTACGCTTAAGACCAAATCGAGTCGAACCGCCGCGGAGGATGCGCGTATCAAGGAAATCGAGAATACCGAAGGCGCGAGGGATGAGCAGTACAGGACTCTGCAGGCGACAAAGGAGCCGACCGAGGAGCAGAAAACTCAGCTTAAGGAACTGCAGGATATGCGGCAAAAGGCTAAAGATACTCTGGATGCTCTGGCAAAGGACTACGATGGTCAGCTCAAGTCAAAACAGCAGGAACTGCTCGGCAAGGCTGATGCCGACATAAGGGAGGCAATCACGAAGGTTGCCGGTGCAAAAGGTATTACTATGGTGATCGCAAAGGATGCCGTTTTGTTTGGCGGGCTTGATATTTCGGACGATATCATAGCGAATCTCGACCGGAAGATGCAGTAA
- the lpxD gene encoding UDP-3-O-(3-hydroxymyristoyl)glucosamine N-acyltransferase, whose translation MQISSADIAILVGGILDGKPDAIITGAAGVDDAETGDVVLAEDVKYFAKAVSSEASCIIAHSDSGPAAGKCLIRVADPVEAFIKVLETFKGGEAGPDLGIGYGAVIEQGALLGQDVAVGANCFVGRGASLGAGCVLYPGVYVGRDVAIGEGCVLYPGVVVYPKCKLGKHVILHAGVVIGADGFGYKPSPQGLMKFPHIGTVEIGDDVEIGANSTVDRAKTGATVIGSGTKIDNLVHVAHNVKVGSHCIIVAQSGVAGSVEIGSGVVVAAQVGIKDHVRIADGVTVAARAGVIGDIEKGAVVSGFPAREHRAEMRAQAARLRLPEILARLRDLEKEVARLGGE comes from the coding sequence ATGCAGATTAGCTCGGCGGATATCGCTATTCTTGTCGGCGGGATTTTGGACGGAAAGCCCGATGCAATCATAACAGGCGCGGCAGGCGTGGATGACGCCGAAACCGGCGATGTGGTTTTGGCCGAGGACGTAAAATACTTTGCAAAAGCCGTTAGCTCAGAAGCGAGTTGTATCATTGCGCATTCCGATTCGGGTCCTGCAGCGGGCAAGTGCCTGATACGAGTCGCGGACCCTGTGGAAGCGTTCATCAAGGTTCTCGAGACTTTCAAAGGCGGCGAGGCCGGTCCGGATTTAGGCATCGGATACGGAGCGGTTATAGAGCAGGGGGCTTTGCTTGGTCAGGATGTCGCGGTAGGGGCGAACTGTTTTGTAGGCCGCGGCGCAAGCCTTGGAGCCGGATGTGTTTTGTATCCGGGCGTATATGTCGGTCGCGATGTTGCGATAGGTGAAGGATGCGTGCTTTATCCCGGAGTGGTTGTTTATCCGAAGTGTAAGCTTGGCAAACATGTAATATTGCACGCAGGCGTAGTGATAGGCGCCGACGGATTCGGGTATAAGCCGTCTCCGCAGGGGCTGATGAAGTTTCCGCATATCGGGACGGTCGAGATTGGTGATGACGTCGAAATAGGCGCGAACTCTACTGTCGACCGCGCGAAGACCGGCGCTACGGTCATAGGTAGCGGAACGAAGATCGACAACCTGGTGCATGTTGCGCACAACGTAAAGGTCGGCTCGCACTGTATAATTGTCGCGCAGAGCGGCGTAGCGGGCAGCGTTGAGATCGGCAGCGGCGTAGTTGTGGCTGCTCAGGTCGGCATAAAAGACCATGTCCGTATTGCGGACGGCGTGACGGTCGCCGCGCGTGCGGGTGTGATAGGCGATATAGAGAAGGGCGCGGTCGTGTCGGGTTTCCCGGCCAGAGAGCACCGTGCCGAGATGAGGGCGCAGGCTGCAAGGCTGCGTCTGCCGGAGATTTTGGCGAGACTTCGTGATCTGGAGAAAGAGGTCGCAAGGCTCGGTGGAGAATGA
- the lpxC gene encoding UDP-3-O-acyl-N-acetylglucosamine deacetylase — MNMLKIDMADGTQRGKRSVFTSNQTTIAESVRLSGTGLHSGGQTSVFIHPAGEDLGIVFCDGENNIVRALASSVIDTSRGTTIGKNGTSFRTIEHLMAALSGEGIDNAIIEVLGPELPALDGSALVYSEAIEAAGVVELGTKRKSIELTEPMCVRQNGSFILAVPAPRLSITYVLNYDHPMIGSQTAEYVLGETDFGEDIAPARTFVLYEEVAALLNEGLSQGGSIDNVIVIWQDHMSSDLRFADELVRHKVMDMIGDLYLAGGVLQAEILAVKSGHTLNVEFAKAVERMVCELQNCEIGVGEERCLM, encoded by the coding sequence ATGAATATGCTGAAGATTGATATGGCTGACGGGACTCAGCGAGGCAAACGCTCGGTTTTTACCTCCAATCAGACGACTATTGCCGAGAGCGTTCGGCTGTCCGGCACCGGTCTGCACAGCGGCGGTCAGACATCCGTATTTATTCACCCTGCCGGCGAGGACCTTGGAATTGTCTTTTGCGATGGTGAGAACAACATCGTGCGTGCTCTGGCTTCTAGTGTAATCGACACGTCGCGGGGGACCACCATTGGCAAAAACGGCACTTCTTTTCGCACCATCGAGCACCTTATGGCTGCCCTGAGCGGCGAGGGTATAGACAACGCGATAATCGAGGTTCTCGGTCCCGAACTGCCCGCATTGGACGGCAGCGCACTTGTATATTCCGAGGCGATTGAAGCCGCGGGCGTGGTGGAACTGGGCACAAAGCGCAAGTCGATTGAGCTTACGGAACCTATGTGCGTGCGACAGAACGGTTCGTTCATACTGGCTGTGCCTGCGCCGAGGCTCAGCATTACATATGTGCTCAATTATGATCACCCGATGATAGGCTCGCAAACGGCTGAATACGTGCTTGGTGAGACCGATTTTGGCGAAGATATTGCTCCTGCAAGGACATTCGTTTTATACGAAGAGGTTGCGGCTCTGCTCAATGAGGGGCTTTCTCAGGGCGGCAGCATCGATAATGTGATTGTCATATGGCAGGATCATATGAGTTCAGATTTGCGCTTTGCCGACGAACTGGTCAGACATAAGGTTATGGATATGATAGGTGACCTGTATCTCGCAGGCGGCGTTCTGCAGGCTGAGATATTGGCCGTTAAGTCTGGTCACACGCTTAATGTCGAGTTCGCGAAGGCAGTGGAGCGCATGGTTTGTGAGTTGCAAAATTGTGAGATTGGAGTAGGCGAAGAAAGATGCTTGATGTAG
- the fabZ gene encoding 3-hydroxyacyl-ACP dehydratase FabZ has product MLDVEQIRDVLPHRYPFLLVDRILELVPEKSCRGYKNVTINEEFFEGHFPGHAVMPGVLVCEAMAQVAGVLLLSMTGNEGKLAYFGGMDKVRFRKPVLPGDTLVTDVDMIASRGNIGKVKAVARIDNEVAAEGEFIFALVDRNKRRKLTGDAAETKENGARRSDE; this is encoded by the coding sequence ATGCTTGATGTAGAACAGATAAGGGATGTGCTGCCTCACAGGTATCCATTCCTGCTTGTCGACAGGATACTGGAGTTGGTGCCGGAGAAGAGCTGTCGTGGCTATAAGAACGTGACCATAAACGAGGAGTTTTTTGAGGGGCACTTTCCGGGGCATGCGGTTATGCCGGGGGTTTTGGTCTGTGAGGCCATGGCGCAGGTTGCCGGAGTGCTGCTGCTCTCGATGACCGGCAACGAGGGCAAACTTGCATACTTCGGCGGAATGGACAAGGTCAGGTTCCGAAAACCGGTGCTGCCGGGCGATACTCTGGTAACCGACGTGGATATGATCGCAAGCAGAGGAAATATCGGTAAAGTAAAAGCAGTTGCGCGCATCGACAATGAAGTCGCGGCGGAAGGCGAATTTATTTTCGCACTTGTAGATCGAAATAAAAGGCGAAAACTGACCGGCGATGCTGCCGAGACAAAAGAAAACGGAGCTCGGCGCAGTGATGAATAA